Below is a window of Acidobacteriota bacterium DNA.
TTTCCAGAGCTTAAAGGCGGCGATCTTGCCAGGCTCGCTGGTTTGCGAGGTGTAGACAACCCAACGCCCATCAGGTGAGCAATCAGATTCAATTTCGCGTCGCTCGCCGCTGGTCAACTGCCGCAAGTCAGCGCCAGCGCGGTTCACGCGGAACAGATGACTGTTACCGGCACGGTTTGAAGCAAAGACAAAGTAACGGCCATCCGTTGGCGCGGAAAGTTCTTCCAGAAAAGGCGGCTCGGTCGTCAGTTGTTGCGGCTGACTGCTGGCGTTGCGTACTTGCCAAAGGTCAACGTGCTCGCCGGTACGCGCGACGTAAACGAAATCTCCATTGTCCAGACTGACAATCCCCGCGCGACCTTCGCCTGTGCCCGTCGTCAATTGCACAACGGTGTGTGCATCGTAACGCGTTTGTGCGCCAGCACCGCGCGCGGCGACCGACCAGATTTGCGAACTGCGATTGAAGGGGATGATCAGCAAGGCCTGGCTGTCATCGGTCACACTGAGTGAGCGATAGAAATGACGGCTGAGATCGGTGGTGATGCGACGAATGGCGCCGTCCGGTTGCGCGATGAACCAGACAGCATCGCGGGCGGTGGTGCTCGACTCTCCCTGTTTTGTACCAATCATGATCAAGCCGCTGCCATCGCGTAACCAGACCAGCCGTCCACAGCCGTCCCACTGCTGCGTGGTCAGCAGCCTTTGTGCGCCGCTCGCGACATTCACACCCACCACTTGCCAGAAAACATCACTGGTTTTCGTCAGGCCGTGCATAAGCTGACAAGCGATCTCTTTGCCATCGGGTGCCCAACTTGGGCCATTCGCTAGAAAGCGTTCAAGCCCGCTGAGTGTCAGCACCACCCGCTCGTTGCCGCCCGTGCTATCCGCGAGCACGAGGCTGTTGCCCTCACCCTTCAGATCTTCCAGCCGAATGAAAGCAAAGCGCCGCCCATCGGGCGCAAAGGTGATAGGTGAAACAATCCCCGTCAGCAGTTTTGTCACTGGCCCACCCAGCGTCAGCACGCGATAGAGCGCGCCTTGTGGATTGTGTGAGTCAACTGTCACGAAATAGACGGCCTGACTGTCGGGTGCAAAGGTTAGTCCCTGAATTGCCCCTCGAAGCTCCGGCACCAGCGCGAGGGGTTGGCCGCCCGCCACTTGCCGCAGCCACAGGCGGGCGACATCACCGTCCTGTTCGGTGTAAGTGAAGTAGCCACCATCGGGCGAGAGCACCGCGTTGCTGATGAAACCGCCGTTAGTCAAGCGCGCCACTTTGAGTTCGCGCGGCACGGCGGCCTGCTGTCCTGCCCGCCA
It encodes the following:
- a CDS encoding winged helix-turn-helix domain-containing protein, whose product is MSHSARRLYEFDGFRLDPAERLLVCDGTPVPLAPKAFEVLVMLASQSGRLLTKDELLRAVWAEAVVEENNLDKNISALRKALGEHGAERKLIETVRGHGYRFNAHVIEIIATENVTDTIVTGQGQAAPQVLTGNEPESTARGYLPPLADAPAPNPPAQPVERRNKLALALPVVLLLAVAMTLWVRPWRAGQQAAVPRELKVARLTNGGFISNAVLSPDGGYFTYTEQDGDVARLWLRQVAGGQPLALVPELRGAIQGLTFAPDSQAVYFVTVDSHNPQGALYRVLTLGGPVTKLLTGIVSPITFAPDGRRFAFIRLEDLKGEGNSLVLADSTGGNERVVLTLSGLERFLANGPSWAPDGKEIACQLMHGLTKTSDVFWQVVGVNVASGAQRLLTTQQWDGCGRLVWLRDGSGLIMIGTKQGESSTTARDAVWFIAQPDGAIRRITTDLSRHFYRSLSVTDDSQALLIIPFNRSSQIWSVAARGAGAQTRYDAHTVVQLTTGTGEGRAGIVSLDNGDFVYVARTGEHVDLWQVRNASSQPQQLTTEPPFLEELSAPTDGRYFVFASNRAGNSHLFRVNRAGADLRQLTSGERREIESDCSPDGRWVVYTSQTSEPGKIAAFKLWKIPAEGGTPVSLTEDEAHSPHFSPDGQGISYVYMKDSGKWQAVVMPADGGAPLKTFELPSTAESDLGCRWTPDGRALTYVVKGKTFDNLWLQPLNGRAPQPLTDFNSGEIYNYVFSRDGQRLFLARGYSIRDVLLIKDFR